The following proteins are co-located in the Streptomyces bottropensis ATCC 25435 genome:
- a CDS encoding Dps family protein: protein MYVVKSPLSDADLRTVSEALQGALVDLVDLSLVAKQIHWNVVGPRFRSVHLQLDEVVDTARLHSDTVAERASTLGVPPDGRARTVAGSSGIAPVPDGWVKDADAVGALVDALGSVITRMRTRVGSTAEADPVSQDIFIQITADLEKHHWMFQAENG from the coding sequence ATGTACGTGGTGAAGAGCCCGCTGTCCGATGCCGATCTCAGGACCGTCTCCGAGGCGCTGCAGGGTGCCCTCGTCGATCTCGTCGACCTCTCGCTCGTGGCCAAGCAGATCCACTGGAACGTGGTCGGGCCGCGGTTCCGATCGGTCCATCTCCAGCTCGACGAGGTCGTGGACACCGCCCGGCTGCACTCCGACACGGTCGCCGAACGCGCCTCCACCCTCGGTGTCCCACCGGACGGGCGGGCCCGGACGGTGGCCGGGAGCAGCGGGATCGCCCCGGTCCCGGACGGCTGGGTCAAGGACGCGGACGCGGTGGGGGCCCTGGTCGACGCGCTCGGCTCGGTGATCACCCGGATGCGGACGCGGGTGGGGAGCACGGCGGAGGCGGATCCGGTGAGCCAGGACATCTTCATCCAGATCACCGCGGATCTGGAGAAGCATCACTGGATGTTCCAGGCGGAGAACGGATAG
- the pgsA gene encoding CDP-diacylglycerol--glycerol-3-phosphate 3-phosphatidyltransferase encodes MTGVPASAAGGTSGAKGATSAPGVPDAPSSAGAPSAAGEARAVRGGKLGAAAVDQASLWNIANILTMVRLVLVPGFVVLMLMDGGYDPVWRAWAWAAFAVAMITDVFDGHLARAYDLVTDFGKIADPIADKAIMGAALICLSYLGDLPWWVTGVILGRELGITLLRFVVIRYGVIPASRGGKLKTLIQGIAVGMYVLALEGWLATLRWWVMAAAVILTVVTGIDYVRQAIVLRRRGTAEREAAAEGAEH; translated from the coding sequence CCGGGCGTTCCCGACGCCCCGAGCTCTGCCGGCGCCCCGAGCGCTGCCGGGGAGGCACGGGCCGTGCGTGGCGGGAAGCTGGGAGCTGCCGCCGTCGACCAGGCCAGCCTCTGGAACATCGCGAACATCCTGACCATGGTCCGCCTGGTCCTCGTGCCGGGCTTCGTCGTGCTGATGCTCATGGACGGCGGGTACGACCCGGTGTGGCGTGCCTGGGCATGGGCCGCCTTCGCCGTCGCCATGATCACCGACGTCTTCGACGGCCACCTGGCCCGGGCCTACGACCTCGTCACCGACTTCGGGAAGATCGCCGACCCCATCGCCGACAAGGCGATCATGGGAGCCGCGCTGATCTGTCTGTCCTACCTCGGCGATCTGCCGTGGTGGGTGACGGGAGTCATCCTCGGCAGAGAGCTCGGGATCACACTCCTGCGTTTCGTCGTCATCCGCTACGGAGTCATCCCCGCGAGCCGCGGCGGCAAGCTGAAGACCCTGATCCAGGGCATCGCCGTCGGCATGTACGTCCTGGCGCTGGAGGGGTGGCTGGCCACTCTGAGGTGGTGGGTGATGGCCGCGGCGGTCATTCTGACCGTGGTCACCGGAATCGACTATGTGAGACAGGCCATTGTGCTGCGCCGACGCGGAACCGCCGAGCGCGAAGCCGCAGCGGAGGGAGCGGAGCATTGA
- a CDS encoding CinA family protein: MTSTAAEVLRLLTVRGETLAVAESLTGGLVAAALTAAPGSSQAFRGSVTAYATQLKHQLLDVDPALLEQRGAVDPQVAAQMAEGVRKALGADWGISTTGVAGPEPQDGQPVGTVYVAVAAPSAADSGVSGGGKVSSLRLNGGRAEIRMESVRSVLALLLEELAGEQTGNERAQDTEQNGGT, from the coding sequence TTGACCTCCACGGCCGCCGAAGTGCTGCGACTACTGACAGTGAGGGGTGAGACGCTCGCCGTCGCCGAGTCGCTGACCGGCGGCCTGGTCGCGGCCGCTCTCACCGCGGCCCCCGGCTCCTCCCAGGCGTTCCGGGGCTCCGTCACCGCCTACGCCACGCAGCTGAAGCACCAGTTGCTCGATGTCGACCCCGCCCTGCTGGAGCAGCGCGGGGCGGTGGATCCGCAGGTCGCGGCCCAGATGGCGGAGGGTGTCCGCAAGGCGCTCGGCGCCGACTGGGGAATTTCGACCACCGGAGTCGCGGGTCCCGAACCCCAGGACGGCCAACCCGTCGGCACGGTCTACGTGGCCGTCGCCGCGCCGTCCGCAGCCGATTCCGGCGTATCAGGTGGCGGGAAAGTGTCGTCGTTGCGGTTGAACGGCGGCCGGGCGGAAATCCGTATGGAGAGTGTACGGAGCGTACTCGCACTGCTTCTCGAGGAGCTTGCGGGCGAACAGACCGGAAATGAGCGGGCACAGGATACGGAACAGAACGGGGGGACCTGA
- a CDS encoding helix-turn-helix domain-containing protein: protein MILLRRLLGDVLRRQRQRQGRTLREVSSSARVSLGYLSEVERGQKEASSELLSAICDALDVRMSELMREVSDELALAELAQSAAATEPVPAPVRRPMLNSVSVAGVPPERVTIKAPAEAVDVVAA, encoded by the coding sequence ATGATTCTGCTCCGTCGCCTGCTGGGTGACGTGCTGCGTCGGCAGCGCCAGCGCCAGGGCCGTACTCTGCGCGAAGTCTCCTCGTCCGCCCGAGTCTCACTCGGCTATCTCTCCGAGGTGGAGCGGGGGCAGAAGGAGGCTTCCTCCGAGCTGCTCTCCGCCATTTGCGACGCGTTGGACGTACGGATGTCCGAGCTCATGAGGGAAGTGAGCGACGAGCTCGCCCTCGCCGAGCTGGCCCAGTCCGCAGCGGCCACCGAGCCGGTGCCAGCACCAGTGCGTCGACCGATGCTCAACTCCGTCTCGGTGGCCGGTGTGCCGCCGGAACGGGTCACGATCAAGGCACCCGCCGAAGCGGTGGACGTCGTCGCGGCGTGA
- a CDS encoding Fpg/Nei family DNA glycosylase, whose product MPEGDTVWQAARRLHTALAGKVLSRSDLRVPKYATADLTGRTVLDVTPRGKHLLTRVEGGLTLHSHLRMDGSWKVYAHGERWRGGPAHQIRAILGNTERTAVGYRLPVLELIRTTDEHRAVGHLGPDLLGPDWDPDRALANLLSDPDRALGEALLDQRNLAGIGNVYKSELCFLLRVTPWLPAGALPEDLAARLPALAKKLLEANRDRPIRNTTGHRHHDLFVYGRAPRPCLRCHTSVRVADQGDGSRERPTYWCPTCQPGPAPPPGTTRSPRPSSRVQRRTPN is encoded by the coding sequence ATGCCCGAAGGTGACACCGTCTGGCAGGCGGCGAGGCGACTCCACACCGCCCTCGCCGGCAAGGTGCTGTCCCGCTCCGACCTCCGCGTGCCGAAGTACGCCACGGCCGACCTCACCGGCCGTACCGTCCTGGACGTCACCCCTCGCGGCAAACATCTCCTCACCCGCGTCGAAGGCGGCCTGACGCTGCACTCGCACCTGCGGATGGACGGTTCCTGGAAGGTGTACGCCCACGGCGAGCGTTGGCGCGGCGGCCCTGCGCACCAGATCCGCGCCATCCTCGGCAACACCGAGCGCACGGCCGTCGGCTACCGCCTCCCCGTCCTGGAGTTGATCCGCACCACCGACGAACACCGCGCCGTCGGCCACCTCGGCCCCGACCTGCTCGGCCCGGACTGGGACCCCGACCGCGCCCTCGCCAACCTCCTGAGCGACCCCGACCGCGCCCTCGGCGAGGCCCTCCTGGACCAGCGCAATCTGGCCGGCATCGGCAATGTCTACAAGAGCGAGCTGTGCTTCCTGCTCCGGGTCACCCCCTGGCTCCCCGCCGGCGCCCTCCCGGAGGATCTCGCCGCCCGGCTGCCCGCCCTCGCCAAGAAGCTCCTCGAAGCCAACCGCGACCGCCCGATCCGCAACACGACAGGCCACCGCCACCACGACCTGTTCGTGTACGGCCGGGCCCCCCGCCCCTGTCTGCGCTGCCACACCTCCGTCCGCGTGGCCGACCAGGGCGACGGCTCCCGCGAACGCCCCACCTACTGGTGCCCCACCTGCCAGCCGGGCCCGGCGCCGCCCCCGGGCACCACGCGAAGTCCCCGCCCGAGCAGCCGAGTTCAGCGCCGCACACCTAATTGA
- a CDS encoding SDR family NAD(P)-dependent oxidoreductase → MSIPAYDLTGRTAFVTGAGSGIGRASAVLLAEAGATVHCADRDAQGLHETATLIKARNATAHTHHLDVTDRAQLTRAVAACERLHVMAAIAGIMHSSPVLETRDEDLERVWSVNFKGVLHACQAAARRMIDDGTRGSIVTMASGAVDTGGPGLLCYGVTKAAVVQLTKTLATEVGAHGIRVNAVAPGWIRTPMTDRHDGEAQARTESFMARLSPLSRVGEPDDIAHAVLHLASDASAFTTGQILRPNGGVAMPW, encoded by the coding sequence ATGTCCATCCCGGCGTACGACCTCACCGGCCGCACCGCGTTCGTCACCGGCGCCGGCAGTGGCATCGGCCGCGCGTCGGCCGTGCTGCTCGCCGAGGCGGGCGCGACGGTGCACTGTGCGGACCGCGACGCACAGGGCCTGCACGAGACGGCGACCCTCATCAAAGCCAGGAACGCCACCGCCCACACCCACCACCTCGACGTCACCGACCGCGCCCAGCTCACCCGGGCCGTCGCCGCCTGCGAGCGGCTCCATGTGATGGCGGCGATCGCCGGGATCATGCACAGCAGCCCGGTTCTGGAGACCCGGGACGAGGACCTGGAACGGGTGTGGAGCGTCAACTTCAAGGGGGTTCTCCACGCCTGCCAGGCGGCGGCCCGCCGGATGATCGACGACGGGACGCGGGGCAGCATCGTCACCATGGCCTCCGGCGCCGTCGACACCGGCGGTCCGGGGCTGCTCTGCTACGGCGTGACCAAGGCGGCGGTGGTCCAGTTGACGAAGACCCTGGCGACCGAGGTCGGCGCCCACGGCATCCGCGTCAACGCGGTGGCCCCGGGCTGGATCCGTACGCCCATGACCGATCGCCACGACGGCGAGGCACAGGCACGGACGGAGTCCTTCATGGCCCGGCTGTCGCCGCTGAGCCGGGTCGGCGAGCCCGACGACATCGCGCACGCCGTCCTGCACCTCGCCTCCGACGCCTCGGCGTTCACGACGGGTCAGATCCTCCGCCCGAACGGCGGGGTGGCCATGCCCTGGTGA